Proteins from a genomic interval of Rhodococcus rhodochrous:
- a CDS encoding flavin-containing monooxygenase, which produces MAFTLPDSKLPLDLDFDPHHLRERFEVDKKKRIRPDTLAQFQGLSDVLEVDDRDPFVEPINREPVTEELDALVLGGGFGGLTAGAYLTQNDITNFRIVEYGGDFGGTWYWNRYPGVQCDIESHIYMPLLEETGYVPTQRYADGSEIFEHAQRIGRHYGLYERTYFQTRATQATWDEAEQRWEVTTDRGDRFLTRFLLRSNGALTKPQLPKVPGIGDFTGKIFHTSRWDYDYTGGSPAGNLENLRDKRVAVVGTGATGVQVVPYLAADAKELVVVQRTPSVVQPRNNRKTDPAWAASLKPGWQYERHDNFNGIISGHDVEGNHVDDGWTHLFPALKGQHLLETPMAELSAADQAVVAEIADMQLLMSAHRRIDSIVTDPAVADGLKPWFGYMCKRPCFNDEYLDAFNRENVTLAAAPTGIDGITVDGIVVGGKHYEVDCIVFATGFETGSGPAGIYGYDVLGRDGRSMQEYFSDGAKTMHGFFTHGFPNFVELGMSQTAYYVNFVYMLDRKARHAARLIRHVLDNGIGAFEPTVEAESSWVAKVRASNEPRVAYWAACTPGYYNGQGDVSKAVFNEVYNSSEIDFWNMIEGWWEAREFEGLTFEPSRSAVPVEVQA; this is translated from the coding sequence ATGGCGTTCACCCTCCCCGACTCGAAGCTCCCCCTCGACCTCGACTTCGATCCGCACCACCTGCGCGAGCGCTTCGAGGTGGACAAGAAGAAGCGGATCCGGCCCGACACCCTCGCCCAGTTCCAGGGACTCTCCGACGTGCTCGAGGTCGACGATCGCGACCCCTTCGTCGAGCCGATCAATCGTGAACCCGTCACCGAGGAACTCGACGCCCTCGTTCTCGGCGGCGGCTTCGGCGGACTCACCGCCGGCGCCTACCTCACGCAGAACGACATCACGAACTTCCGCATCGTCGAATACGGCGGCGACTTCGGCGGCACCTGGTACTGGAACCGGTACCCCGGTGTGCAGTGCGACATCGAATCGCACATCTACATGCCGCTCCTCGAGGAAACGGGATACGTCCCCACCCAGCGCTACGCCGACGGCTCCGAGATCTTCGAACACGCCCAGCGCATCGGACGCCACTACGGCCTCTACGAGCGGACCTACTTCCAGACCCGCGCCACGCAGGCCACCTGGGACGAGGCCGAGCAGCGCTGGGAGGTGACCACCGATCGCGGCGACCGTTTCCTCACCAGGTTCCTCCTGCGTTCGAACGGCGCACTGACCAAGCCGCAGCTCCCCAAGGTCCCCGGCATCGGCGACTTCACGGGCAAGATCTTCCACACCAGCCGCTGGGACTACGACTACACCGGCGGGTCGCCCGCCGGAAACCTCGAGAACCTGCGCGACAAGCGCGTCGCCGTCGTCGGCACCGGCGCCACCGGCGTCCAGGTCGTCCCCTACCTCGCTGCGGACGCGAAGGAACTCGTCGTGGTCCAGCGGACGCCGAGCGTCGTACAGCCTCGCAACAACCGGAAGACCGACCCTGCTTGGGCGGCGTCGCTGAAGCCGGGCTGGCAGTACGAGCGGCACGACAATTTCAACGGGATCATCTCCGGCCACGACGTCGAGGGCAACCATGTCGACGACGGCTGGACGCACCTGTTCCCCGCCCTGAAGGGGCAGCATCTGCTCGAGACGCCCATGGCGGAGTTGTCGGCGGCCGATCAGGCCGTTGTCGCCGAGATCGCCGACATGCAGCTGCTCATGAGCGCACACCGTCGGATCGATTCGATCGTCACCGACCCCGCCGTCGCCGACGGGTTGAAGCCGTGGTTCGGATACATGTGCAAGCGGCCCTGTTTCAACGACGAATACCTCGACGCCTTCAACCGGGAGAACGTGACGCTCGCGGCCGCGCCGACGGGCATCGACGGCATCACGGTCGACGGCATCGTCGTCGGTGGCAAGCACTACGAGGTCGACTGCATCGTGTTCGCGACCGGATTCGAAACCGGCTCCGGCCCCGCGGGGATCTACGGCTACGACGTCCTCGGACGCGATGGCCGGTCGATGCAGGAGTACTTCTCCGACGGCGCGAAGACCATGCACGGTTTCTTCACGCACGGCTTCCCGAACTTCGTCGAACTGGGCATGAGCCAGACCGCCTACTACGTCAATTTCGTGTACATGCTCGACCGGAAGGCCCGGCACGCTGCGCGGCTGATCCGACACGTGCTGGACAACGGGATCGGCGCGTTCGAACCGACCGTCGAGGCCGAGTCCTCGTGGGTCGCGAAGGTCCGCGCATCGAACGAACCGCGCGTGGCGTACTGGGCGGCGTGCACGCCCGGCTACTACAACGGTCA
- a CDS encoding cyclase family protein, with protein sequence MGRTAEGTFTDQTWAPPVFSVDENGKVIGLTNDNVPNNWGRWGDQDQRGTANFITPDVVSAAAGLIRSGKSISLAVPLDSTGPVHPTRPNVVHFFGYSGADWTVGTELGRVAPGFQGADDYIFMPLQGSTQWDGLAHIFSSDAMYNGFWMGNVEGVAGAKKCAISNLKDSLTSRGVLLDLPKYLGVERCEPGVPITAAQLDGCAQAQGVEVRTGDILTIRTGHVPWFYSLTDKSEFWGAGAPGLGADTVAWIHEKEIAALAVDNVAVEVEPAEEGGVYPLHARLIRDLGLTLGEIWWLEELAAECAREGRYEFFLTASPLNITGGAGTPVNPTAIF encoded by the coding sequence CAAGGTCATCGGGCTGACGAACGACAACGTCCCGAACAACTGGGGTCGCTGGGGTGACCAGGACCAACGTGGCACCGCGAACTTCATCACCCCCGACGTCGTCAGCGCTGCGGCGGGACTGATCCGATCCGGCAAGTCCATCAGCCTCGCCGTGCCCCTCGACTCCACCGGCCCCGTGCACCCGACGCGCCCCAATGTGGTGCACTTCTTCGGCTACAGCGGCGCCGACTGGACGGTCGGAACCGAACTCGGCCGCGTCGCTCCCGGTTTCCAGGGCGCCGACGACTACATCTTCATGCCGTTGCAGGGCAGCACCCAATGGGACGGTCTGGCCCATATCTTCAGCTCCGACGCCATGTACAACGGGTTCTGGATGGGCAACGTCGAAGGCGTGGCCGGGGCGAAGAAGTGCGCGATCAGCAATCTCAAGGACTCGCTGACCAGCCGTGGCGTCCTGCTCGATCTACCGAAGTATCTCGGAGTGGAGCGCTGCGAGCCGGGGGTTCCGATCACCGCCGCACAACTGGACGGTTGCGCGCAGGCCCAGGGCGTGGAGGTGCGCACCGGGGACATCCTCACCATCCGCACCGGGCACGTGCCGTGGTTCTACTCGCTCACCGACAAGAGCGAGTTCTGGGGTGCCGGCGCACCGGGCCTGGGCGCGGACACGGTCGCGTGGATCCACGAGAAGGAGATCGCCGCACTGGCCGTGGACAACGTCGCGGTCGAGGTGGAACCGGCCGAGGAGGGCGGCGTCTACCCGCTGCACGCACGCCTGATCCGCGATCTCGGACTCACCCTCGGCGAGATCTGGTGGCTCGAAGAACTGGCCGCGGAGTGCGCCCGTGAAGGCCGCTACGAATTCTTCCTCACCGCATCGCCGTTGAACATCACCGGTGGAGCAGGGACGCCGGTGAATCCGACCGCCATCTTCTGA